In bacterium, a single genomic region encodes these proteins:
- a CDS encoding PD-(D/E)XK nuclease family protein: protein MPATAPSRAHRPDLVIYPTAVALRQVQRRALARDGFFDGRRHLTLGSLLRLCAESAARAGLLKGPRGLSLRPITDLDRELAIVEAVAKFQSSPHPENSMLTALTPAALEETLEELTDTVAPLATRAADFITLLAWDQRSPKNPDLATLYQAYTDVCQALQVADDTAVNTAILALLRGPRPLWPHPLQEAVTLSFVSVRWVAPFQESVIQALSSQLGPDHVQVHHILSEHEQDWWAQDLMTRAGRLLFDGSTGSEDHDGLAFQSPSTRSAIEELTSLREGYAMQDRALAEPARACVGFSTSVGLYGEIEDLARRIAWELHDRPDPLRPDELCLVTRNLGACSDAIMDVFSRFNIPYYFRRGVPVLAIPIIKTILNLARFSATRDREVFCALLESPWLNWPGLGLPDPAALADDILRSGAEPLLDDPKRLVRRLVSYYTNPYSENQNFPTREQAEAQANAVLTLYQTVLGHPSIQTLEEGMADLLKRCEQLTPGSGPGARSDDPLGQRATLLNTKACEVALEMLNTLRQHTLVADTPINWSSLVDLISRALENLTVTPGPSDESGVWILNPFDCAGLHFKVVLLAGMNAGEFPQLPTPSPLFPDAELIAFRERLLKKGPLPAAALAASKVRNSQENILFLTTLAAARERIVFSYRRHGEDGRELTPSVFFSTLWRLTGWPTWPTLPAAPPDPYDRWRLTRGAPHLLDHWQKHNAITPHKRRPFPGESFLGTVPLGLCRADDERWQRLAHQPGETPPGPGAPNQAVPGPLACHVAHGIQVEHHRQSFFTRQAQADLGEPSRHSLKGGEYAGILSPELWTRIKPPNEGPMDFSPTQLEQLVACPYRYYLQYIAGVEPIERNDLEASPRDFGTAIHFIMNEGFHLLQGAAPSLPLPRLSDIAETYADVITPDWAIPDRHGVWHLQEGGARPSSDALPLVSLKPDRSDRTLAFFDALSETLLKWATSGNAKWMLGAPEQLTIQCRRVQRAVRNLVRTAIAPTALPNSLTEAEAGQPVRRFPCLLEFGFNSHSKKADAPSVELTAASAANRKVRLHGKIDRVDLVFDTQRILQAIIVVDYKGKSKAKHSSATLAAMIARAEDCQLPAYALAAASRFRPGPAGAIPIYMHYLSYALPAEDLIKDCQKRWLATDGQPLEPEELQELLNGSDSLLAAFTASTFAALDKYERGEFAVAPIACEYCAFAGGCRHYASLLPDSDQPADS, encoded by the coding sequence ATGCCCGCCACCGCTCCATCCCGGGCTCACCGCCCGGACCTGGTCATTTACCCGACCGCCGTCGCCCTGCGCCAGGTTCAACGCAGGGCATTGGCACGGGACGGTTTCTTTGACGGCCGCCGGCATCTGACCCTCGGCTCCCTCCTCCGCCTCTGTGCGGAGTCAGCCGCCCGCGCCGGCCTTCTCAAGGGGCCCCGGGGCCTGTCCCTGCGCCCCATCACCGATCTCGACCGGGAACTCGCCATCGTGGAGGCCGTCGCCAAATTCCAGTCCAGTCCCCACCCCGAAAACTCCATGCTCACGGCCCTCACCCCGGCGGCATTGGAAGAAACCCTGGAAGAACTGACCGACACCGTTGCCCCGCTGGCGACCCGCGCGGCCGACTTCATCACCCTGCTGGCCTGGGATCAACGCTCTCCCAAAAACCCCGATCTCGCGACCCTGTACCAGGCTTACACCGACGTCTGCCAAGCGTTGCAGGTTGCCGACGATACCGCCGTCAACACCGCCATCCTGGCCCTGCTCCGCGGTCCCCGCCCCCTCTGGCCTCACCCATTGCAAGAGGCCGTCACCCTCTCCTTCGTGTCCGTCCGCTGGGTGGCCCCCTTTCAGGAATCGGTCATCCAGGCCCTCTCCTCCCAGCTGGGCCCGGACCACGTACAGGTTCATCATATTCTTTCAGAACATGAACAGGACTGGTGGGCACAGGATCTCATGACCCGCGCCGGCCGGCTGCTCTTTGATGGCTCCACCGGCAGTGAGGATCATGACGGGCTCGCCTTTCAATCCCCCTCCACCCGGAGCGCCATCGAGGAGCTGACCAGCCTGCGTGAGGGCTATGCCATGCAGGATCGCGCCCTTGCGGAACCGGCCCGGGCCTGCGTCGGATTTTCCACCTCTGTCGGGCTCTATGGCGAAATCGAAGACCTCGCCCGCCGGATTGCCTGGGAACTTCACGACCGGCCTGATCCCCTGCGCCCCGATGAGCTCTGTCTCGTCACCCGTAATCTCGGGGCCTGTTCCGACGCCATCATGGATGTGTTCAGCCGCTTTAATATCCCCTATTACTTCCGCCGCGGCGTTCCCGTGCTGGCCATCCCCATCATTAAAACCATCCTCAACCTGGCCCGCTTTTCAGCCACCCGTGACCGGGAAGTGTTCTGCGCCCTGCTCGAAAGCCCCTGGCTCAATTGGCCGGGGCTCGGCCTCCCGGATCCTGCCGCCCTGGCCGACGACATTCTCCGGTCCGGAGCGGAACCCCTGCTGGATGATCCCAAGCGTCTGGTGCGCCGGCTCGTCAGCTACTACACCAACCCGTATTCCGAAAATCAGAATTTCCCTACCCGGGAACAAGCCGAGGCACAGGCCAACGCGGTCCTCACCCTCTACCAGACCGTGCTCGGCCACCCCTCGATCCAAACCCTTGAGGAGGGGATGGCCGACCTCCTGAAGCGCTGCGAACAGCTCACCCCCGGCTCCGGCCCCGGCGCGCGGTCCGATGATCCTCTCGGTCAACGCGCCACCCTCCTCAACACCAAGGCGTGTGAAGTGGCGTTGGAGATGCTCAACACCCTGCGCCAGCACACCCTCGTGGCGGACACCCCTATCAACTGGTCGAGCCTGGTGGATCTGATCAGCCGGGCCCTCGAGAACCTGACCGTCACCCCGGGTCCCTCGGATGAATCCGGTGTATGGATTCTCAATCCCTTCGATTGTGCCGGGCTTCACTTCAAGGTGGTGCTTCTGGCCGGCATGAATGCCGGTGAGTTCCCGCAGCTCCCCACGCCCAGTCCGCTCTTCCCGGATGCGGAACTCATCGCCTTCCGTGAACGCCTCCTGAAAAAAGGGCCACTCCCCGCCGCCGCCCTGGCGGCTTCTAAAGTCCGCAACAGTCAGGAAAATATTCTCTTTCTCACCACCCTGGCGGCCGCCCGGGAACGGATCGTGTTCTCCTATCGCCGCCATGGCGAGGACGGTCGGGAACTGACCCCCTCGGTATTCTTCAGCACCCTCTGGCGTCTCACGGGGTGGCCCACCTGGCCCACCCTGCCGGCGGCCCCGCCCGACCCCTACGACCGCTGGCGCCTCACCCGGGGCGCCCCCCACCTGCTGGATCACTGGCAAAAACACAACGCCATTACCCCCCACAAGCGACGCCCCTTCCCGGGGGAATCTTTTCTCGGAACCGTCCCCCTCGGCTTATGCCGGGCGGATGATGAGCGCTGGCAACGCCTTGCCCATCAACCGGGCGAGACCCCGCCCGGACCGGGCGCCCCCAACCAGGCCGTCCCCGGCCCCTTGGCCTGCCATGTGGCCCATGGCATCCAGGTTGAGCACCACCGCCAGTCTTTTTTCACCCGTCAGGCACAGGCAGACCTTGGCGAACCCTCGCGCCACAGCCTTAAGGGCGGGGAATACGCGGGCATTCTGTCACCGGAATTATGGACCCGCATCAAGCCGCCAAACGAGGGGCCCATGGACTTCAGTCCCACCCAACTGGAGCAACTGGTGGCCTGTCCTTACCGCTATTACCTCCAGTACATTGCCGGGGTGGAGCCCATTGAACGGAATGACCTCGAGGCCAGTCCCCGTGATTTCGGTACCGCGATTCACTTCATCATGAATGAGGGCTTCCACCTCCTGCAGGGAGCAGCCCCCTCCCTCCCGCTCCCCCGCCTCAGCGACATCGCGGAGACCTATGCGGACGTGATCACACCGGACTGGGCGATTCCTGACCGCCATGGCGTCTGGCATCTTCAGGAGGGCGGCGCCCGCCCGTCATCGGACGCCCTGCCGCTGGTCTCCCTCAAGCCGGACCGGAGCGATCGCACCCTCGCTTTTTTTGACGCGCTTTCCGAGACCCTTCTCAAGTGGGCGACCAGTGGGAATGCGAAATGGATGCTGGGTGCCCCTGAACAGCTGACTATCCAATGCCGCCGGGTTCAGCGCGCGGTCCGCAACCTGGTCCGGACGGCCATTGCGCCAACCGCCTTGCCGAACAGTCTGACGGAGGCTGAAGCCGGCCAGCCCGTCAGACGCTTTCCCTGTCTGCTCGAGTTCGGCTTCAACAGTCATTCAAAAAAGGCCGACGCCCCCTCGGTTGAACTCACGGCGGCTTCAGCGGCCAACCGCAAGGTCCGCCTCCACGGCAAAATTGACCGGGTCGATCTGGTCTTTGACACGCAGCGGATCCTGCAGGCCATCATCGTCGTGGACTACAAAGGCAAATCCAAGGCCAAGCACTCCTCCGCCACCCTCGCCGCCATGATTGCCCGGGCGGAAGACTGCCAGCTACCCGCCTATGCCCTGGCCGCCGCCTCGCGCTTCCGGCCTGGCCCGGCAGGCGCCATTCCGATCTACATGCACTATCTCTCCTATGCCCTGCCGGCGGAGGATTTGATCAAGGACTGCCAGAAACGCTGGCTCGCGACGGACGGCCAACCCCTGGAGCCCGAAGAGTTGCAGGAGCTACTGAATGGATCCGACTCACTCCTGGCGGCCTTCACCGCCAGCACGTTTGCAGCGCTCGACAAGTATGAACGTGGCGAATTTGCCGTCGCTCCCATCGCCTGCGAATACTGCGCCTTTGCCGGCGGCTGCCGCCACTATGCGAGCCTGCTTCCCGACTCCGACCAACCGGCGGACTCATAA